The genome window tatttcactctGTGACATTCGTGCCCTACTCATCGCTTACCTGTGTcactcttcccctccctctctgcccagAGCCTCAAAAGGGCATGGCTTTGATCTTGAAGTGAGTTGGGGTTTTCAATCCTTATAAGGTTGATCCGCTCCTCACTGAAGTCCAGCTCTCGCGCCAACTCTGTGGAGGAGAATAAATCACAGTAATGATTTCGATGGCACAGTTatgcatttgaaatgtttggCAGCAAACATTAAGTAATTATGTATCTTTTAAGTTTGCTACCTTGATCACTGCAGCTAACGTTTGACTCACCTGTCCAGCTGAAGCCCAGATGGTCAGCTATAATGGCCAACCgttgctcttttctctctgcttcatcCTGTGGATCTACTGTAAATACCACCAGACAGCCATGAGCGGTCAGAGCCGCAGAGTATACCAAATCAGACCACATTTACAAAAGGAATTGACAGAAATCTTCACTGGCTtccttgacagattttttttcatttttggaggggggggtaATTCATTACATTGAATCAAGAAACCTAAAACAAGTACATGAAATGCCTGCAAAGAATAGCCATGATAAACCTAGTGGTGGTACTATGAttaagaaatgtacatttcaatAACTAGAGGAGTATTAGCATTACATGCAATGGTTGAAATAATCTTTAGAACACTTTAGACACTAAGTTGTCTTCCCAAGTTCCATAAAGCCTTTAAGTCAATCTTGAGATTCTCAGCACACATAGAAGGAAAGATAGACGTcattacagacacaaacacagcacaagtGACACAGTCACATGGATTCTTCAACTACAATTGGGACTCAACtacaagagacagagaggcagcacCTTTACAGCTGCAGTGTACTAATGAGGCACAACAGATAGAGAATAGCCCCTTAAACTTGGGGGATACCTTGACTTTGATCTTTATCATCTGGGATTCGCTGCATCTGTGTCTCAACAGGGTCGTCCCACAGTGGTCTAATGGGAAAGACGTCTCCTGAGGGAGGGAACTGCATCTCAGGGAAAGTTTCTCTTTCTATTATTGATGGATCGATGAGACTGCTCTCATCATCCGAGTTGGCAGCTGCAGCCTCatgttctttctctgtctctgcctgcgCCAATCTTGCCACAAGTTTTGCGGCTTCATCACTTATCTCTTCAAAGAAATCAATGGACTGTTTGCATGGCTCACTTGTCTCTTTAGTGGGCGTTGTTGGCTGAGATGACTGACCGCTTTTGCCACGGACTGGCAATCTGGACTGGAAGCTTTTAGATTTTGCTGAATCAGCACTCTTTTTAGCGGATGGCTTGGTGGTCTCCCCCTCACAGAAGCTCTTGGCTTTGGAAGATGTCTTGGTTTTGGCATCCACAGAAGGACCTGCATCTGTCTCAGATTTTCTCCTTGAATCCTTTTTTACAGGAACCTTAAGCTTTTTGTCTTGGGTTGACTCGGCACGCTTGACACTAGAATCAGGCTTTAAAGTGCTAGCCTTGATGGGTATTCTAGATTTTGATTCGGAAGTGAAGGAGGCCTCTTTTTTAAGAGTTGCTGAAGAGGAGGTTGAATGAGATGGCGAGGGAATTGTGGATTTTCCCCGACCTTGAGCAGCAGACTTagcttgtgttttcactggagTCTTTTTAACACTACTGGCAGAACTTTGTTTGGACTTGCCTGTTTGTTTGGGGGCTTCTATCACTGATTGAGGTTCCTCTGGAGAAGAGTCAGAGGACTCTTGGCCCTGCTCAGGATAAACTGATCTGGTGACTGTAGTTTCTGCTGTCTGTACATTCGTTATCATTTGGTCAGGGCAACTTGTGTCTAAATCTAAACAACcttcatttacatgtttttctgttttagtctCTAGACCTTCAGGGGATGTCTGATCTTTCTTTGCAGATTTGGATGAAGCTGAAATGCCCATTTTAGGGATTTTACATTTGGAGGCATCAGCTTTCAAGGCTGGCTGGTCACATTCAGTTGGGGACTGAAGCTCAGCTGTTTCTTTTGATTTCTCAGTCTCCTCAGTCTTTACCTCTAGTGTTAGATTGAGGCCAACTTCGGGTTCTTCTGCTGATCTCACAACTTCCTGACTGGGCTCTTCTAAGAGAGGCTCCTCTAAAGGCTGTTCTCCTATCTGGAAAAAGGCAAAGCCACCCGCCTCTTCCTCATAGCTCCTCTTAGTCATATCAATAGCACCACTTCGGGTCATCTCAAAGAGTTTCCCCTCTTGGAATAGGAAGGGGTTGGGCTCACTGGTAGGAGTGCTCTCTTCTGTTGGTGTCCTACCAGGTGTTGTGTCTGGAGTTGCTTGGAGAGACTGACGATCTACTGCCAGATTCAGTAtcttttgttcctcctctttGACACGTGCTGCAAAAGCAGCATCATCCTCCCGCATGGTAGACCATGAGTCAGTGTCCACCCTTGCAGTGACACCTTTTGACTCAGTTCTGGGAGGTCCCAGtgcatcatcatcctcttctgTATCATCATAGATACAGACCTCCggtttgaacatttcttttgatCGACCTATGGAAGCAGTTGCAGCTTCTGGTGCTCCTGTATGCACCTTATGATCCTCTTTCACCTCATCTGTTACATTGCTACCTTGTTTTTGTGCACCAATCTTTTGATCGGTAACACCTAACTTTTGACCACCCTTGccatcacttttgttttctcttgatttCCTCAAACTCTCCTCCTTTTGctcatctgttctgttttcagcGTTTGGTGTTCCAGCAGACTTTTTGGCAGTACTGTCTTTATCGGCAGATGGTGGGACTGTTTGTGCCTGTGCGGTTTCGAGTTTGGATTTTGAATGATGCTGGCCTGAGACAGACTGAGGTCCCTCTGAAGTGACACTGGCTGTTGTGTTCTTGACCTCTTTGCTGTGGGATCCATCATGCAAACCTGCtgaaaaaggagagggaggttGTACTTTAATATGGGgatcaacaaaaacagctaaCTTTGAATCTTCAGCGGGTCTACTGAGCCCACATTCACTCTGCGAAAGCTTCCCTCTTGTGGGCTCTAATGTTTCATAGCTGTCATCCCCTATTTTGGCATCTGCTGAAGGGAACAAATCTTTTCTAGAGTTTTTTTTGCTCCTCGCGTCTTGTTCCatttcatcaaatgttttaattttggcTGCCATCTTAAACATCTCCTCCTCTGGAGTGAGTTTTCTCTTAGCTTCATAGCTGTCTGATGTATCCTCTTCTTCTGGATCTTCAGGGATGACAGCCGGTTTGGATGGAACAGAGAGGAATGTATGGTCAGGGGGTTTGGGGTTTACCTCATAACTTACCTCTTCAGAACTAGGAGTATCAGGGGAGAGGGGACTCTTACCAGAACTCGTCATCTGAGATGTCTGCTCACAACTGTCATCATCAGCACTAGCCTCATGGTCTCGAAGCAGCCTACCACGCAAAGCATCTTGGGGGAATTCTGTAGCTTTGCAGGGTTCTGGATGGCTAGATGGTTTACTAGGTGAGCCTAGAGCTGTTGGGAAGGACGGGTGGCTTTTTTGCTCTACAGGGCTGCTCTCTAAGGAGTCATGAGGGGGTGATTCCTCGGTTGGGCTAGGGTCAATTGAGTCTGGGGATTTATGGGAGGAGTTTTCTTCCATGAGAGGACTACCCTCTAGAGAGTCTCTGTGGCTTATTGTCAAAGAGTCATCAGCTAATGGACTGAGGGCATCTGAGTCTTGTTTTAAAGGCAGTTCTAAGCTTTCATGACGCTGAGATGACGATCTAGAGGCTGGAGAACCAACTAATGACAATGCTAGCTGACGATCAGGGCTCTCGTCATCGCTAAGAAAAGTCTCTATAGTCTCTGAAATTTGCTTTGTAAGCTTCTGAGGTTTAGATGGCTTAGACTCACTCCTCCTAACAGATATGGACTCACTTGTAGTGTGGTCATCTGCAGCCTCGCTGGAAGAGACAGGGAGGGTCAATTCTGTAGACAGTTGGTCACCAGCGGCCCTTATACCAGAGTCTCCAGACTTCTCTGtgtctttactttcttttttgaCCGTAGTGGCAGTTGCTGCCAAAGTTGTCAAGGTCTGCTGTCCAGTTTTGggagaaagacacacactctctgggCTTGTGCCTGGAGTGGCTAGACCCTCATGTTTGTAACTGTCCTCAGAGCTCATATGAGGGGTTCCATCTCCAGAACTGGCACTTAGTGAGTCTGCTACACCCTCATGTTTTAAGCTGTCAGAGCTATCATCAAGGCCACCATTCCCAAAGTCTACAGTTTCAGTTAGCTCTGAATGGGCAGCAGCAACTGACttggtttctttctctctgtcttgctgGGTAGTCTCTTTCTTGCGAGGTTTGGAATCCAAAGATACTTCTCGTTCTTGGGAAACACGCGAGGCCATTGCTTTGGTTGTGGATTTTGACTGGGTGGTTTCAGATTTTGTGGTTTTCTCTGATCTTGGTGTGGTGGATGATTTTAACTCAAATAGCCCAGACTTTCTCTTTGAGGGGTCCTGCCCAGTTTGAAATGCTTGCATCAGCTCTTTAACTGACATAGTCTCTTCAAGTTTTTCAGATTCAGCTTTGGGGGACTTTGGAGGGCCCTGTTTTGATTTAGGgctttctttgggttttggagaGGATTTGCCCATAACAGGCAATTGTGAAGGCTTGCTTCCGGTGACCTTTTTGCTCTTTTGCTCTGCCTCTACTTTCTGCTGTAAGGCTTTGACTTTGTCCTTTATTGACCCAATGGGGGTTTCTTCAACGACTGGGGATACAGGTGATGCTGGGGCAGGAGCTGCAGGCACACTTAGAAGGGCACCTGTGTCTGTTGATTCCTCTGCATGCCCCTGGTCTTTCCCCTTCCTCCTGACTGGCTTTTTAAcatctccagcagctgttttgtCCTGCACTTTGGTTAAAGCGGTTGGTTTTGCACTTCTGCGTAGCACAACATCAGTGAATTTTTCTTGGACGACTGGTTCTTTTTTAGCTTTCGTTTTGGAGCTCACAGGTGCATCCAGGAGGTATTCTTTCAGGTCACCACTGTCCTTTATGGCTTTAGGTCTGGGGGCTCCTCTGTTAGCTCTACTTTCACGTAAGACAGGCTCTTGCATTTCTAAGGCTGCCATCCTTTTGGCCTCCTCTACCTCACTGTCTGAGAGGAGAACCCACTCCTCAGCCATTCTAGCTGCTTTTGTTAtcttctctgctgcctctccctCGTAAGTTCCACTCCTCAGTATTTCACTGACTTTCTCTAGGTCCTCTTTGACTTTCTCTAAGTCCTTCTCCATTATTTCTAATGGCTCTCCAGAAACATCCTCAGTCCCTTTCTCTAGACCACACCCTCCTAAAGAAGGGGATTTCTCTGTGGAGTCTGCAGTCAAGATGGCAGTCATTTTGATCAAATCTTGTTTCATCTCTGACACGTCGGATAGGAGGTCTGGTTCTCGGATCAGCTCTGATTTCAGGACTGATGTCTCCGTCTCTTCATCTTCCATATGGAAGAAGAACAAGTAAGGagtaaagaaaatcaaaaattcaaatgaaaggaGACAGACATTGGAGAATGTGGTCAGGACAAGATTGGAACACACTGCAGGGATCATAGGACAACAAATTCACATTGGGTTCTACATCAGGGTATTGGAGGAATTGGGCTTATACTTTCATGTCTCTGGGGAACTGTGGGGGAGCAAAGGCTAAATAATACCAATGGCAAATGATATGAGCAGGAAATAACTTGCTTATACACTCAGCACACCCACACTCACAAGACAAATCTATTGAACAAGActgaaagacatttaaaaaaaaatataccaACTATGAGGGACTATGAATGACTAGATAACCAAGAAACCAACAAATACAATGGAACAagggaaaacaaaggaaacaaagaaagaccATCAAGACATCTCAAGATTGCTCagaatgtcaaaaatgtcaatgtGACTTGAAAACAACTTAGAATACTAGTTGCTTCTGTCAAAGAAAGCCAGTGATAGTCTATACAACAAAAGATGATTTGTCATGCTTTTAATTCTGGACAAAGCAGATCATTCACTTTCACAAAATCAAAGGAGGATTGctaaaatacaagaaaaaacatcttgcaTGGAGGGGCAAAACTTTAAACTCCTTTTGCCCGCCGTTCAGGCTTATGCTTAACCTACACAAGTaactcaaatgaaaacaaataactgtGTACAAAACCATAAGCAGATGGTATTGTGAGGGGACATTCCGACATAACCacaccaacaaaaaacaacaacaaattagCTGTTATTAACAAGACATTACATGTAACTATTCAGACATACAAGCACACGCATACACATTAATGTAAGGCAAGTTATTTCCATGCATAGCGAAGGGAAGTGCTGATGGAAAGGTTGCGGTAAAGAGTGAGTGGAAAGTTCTGCGTACTGATTGAGTTTACAGTTAGTGCAAAAGAGATGCTCATGATCAAGAGCTGCTTGCTAATATGTCTTCATTCAGTAATGTGGTGAGTTCTTGGTCCAGTTACACAAATACTGCCAATATACATTGTCAGTTATATCTACATCAAATATTCTGTACATATTATACATATTCCATTCCtcttaaaaacacatacatgcgATTTAAGAGAATAACACATGACCCATATATGTACAGGCTAATTAAATTGCCCATGTAAATCTTATTTGCCATTTTCCATTTTAGCCATGTTCACATTACTACATGAACAAGGTTAGAAGGGTAGGAGGGGAAGGATTCAGAAAGCTTGCTTTGCCATTACACAAGAGGCATACAACTAGAGGGAATGCTAATATTCTTCAACCCTAATCTCTTGAAACTGTGTGCTTTTGCAATTGCTAGCACCCAGTTTCAGGAACTCTAAGAGCAAGTGCACATGGGTGTGAGCAACCAAGGTTGGGGAACTTTTACATCCCACAAGCAGGTTTCAATAATATTAATGATCTCTCATTAATATTTATGTTAATATTATATCAATATCAACAGTCTGTCATTGACCTAACCTCTACAAAGTCAGCCTTTATGTTACGGAAAGATGTGTTTTGATGCGCATTTAAATCTGTGctatgaaaaaaagtgaaatgtgttgcagtCACAATACGTGGCaagatttttttgattttggagaGGTATTATTGTGTACGAAACCACAACATATTTTTGGTGTCGTCTATGCAGCTTAAAAATGCGGGCATTTTAATTCCAAAACACGTAGCTAAAATATGTGACCTGGCTGCATGAACACAACCCCAGTTGCATCCATCCACCTACCTCAAGCTAATTTGGAGTCACTAAATGACCCTACAGGTTCAACATAATAAATAACGAAAGTGGCTGCCTGCTTCTGACCAGCAAAAAACTTAGAGGTCTTTGTCAAATAAACATCACCACAGTATGAATGAGCTCAATTTTTGAGTACATACGTAGATGGCAGCGTCTGACTCTTTCTCCACATGTCCGATCTCAAATTGTGAGGGGGACAGAGTTAAATTGAAGACATTGTGGCAGGTGtgaaatcagaaaaagaaagtaaagagtGAAGTTAAGCCTCAGGAGAAACAGAACATAGATAGGGGGAGGTGCAGGAAAGAAATCTTTGTTTGACAAGACGAAAAAACATGAAGCTTAAAGGGCTTTGATTAGATGGATATGATCTACAGCTATGCTAAGGGCTTAAATggcagtgtcagtgtgtcagtctgaTTATTGCTCTGTTTAACTTCATTAGGCTAATCACCCATACAATATCAGTATTTTGTCATATTAGTTTGATTAATGAAGATAAGCACACATGCAATATCATTAAAGAATAGCAATATAATTTAGTATATTATTTTGTGGAATAAAGAAATTTAAATAGGAAAACAATGTCTTACATTTCTCTAGCATTCTGCtggtctggaaaaaaaacatgggaaaTAGATCACCGTTAGTCTTCTTTCATCCACTGGATGTCTTGTTATTCTAACTACTATTACTACAACAACTGCTAGTTGATATAAAGAACACAATGGACAAACAGCAAACGACAGCAAAAATGAGCTATGCCACTGACAAATCACACACTAGTCTActacaataaacaaaatatatctaaaatacaacatttgaCTACTTGTGAACACGTCTTTGATTTAGTCTTGATGACAAGGCAGTGGACAGGCTAGGCGAGCAGAGCTAGTTagtagaagagagagagagaagcggTGGCTGCTTTTACCTCTTCCTCTTGCTCTTGGTCTGAATCGGACTCCTTTTGGGAGCAAGAAGCAGCAAGAAGCAGAAAGATGTACAAATAGAAATGATAGCAACGTTAAAGAGGGAAAAAGTGACAGTGGACAATGTATGGTTACCATAGCAACGAAGACAACCAGTCAGTGTGATTTCTGGGAAAGCCGCGgtgattgttaaaaaaaagcattacagGCAAAGATTTTCACGATAAAATAAGATTCATCTTTCACATGATTTCCTGAATCATACAAAATATGTTTCTTGCCTCTTGAACTAGCCATGGTATGCAGACTAGCCATCACACTGTGTGACTTATTGGAGGCTCACTGGGTAGAAAGTCAGTGTTCACAGTTGAGTAGCACGGCATTACTAATGTGCGATTTGAGATGCCAAACTTTAAATATAAGAAATAAGAATTTGCTACTAGAAATATTGCTTAGAATCTAATTAAGGTTATGTCTTGCAAAGGTATTACAACTGATAAGTTGGAGATTAGTATGTATTACAGCATTACAGGGGGAATAGGCTCAAGTTTGCAGTATGGTCCAGGTTATTGGAATGCTTTTCATGGTAAATTATAGCTGCAAACGCACAGTTTTACTTATAAGAACTAACAAGATACGCAACCTCTGTTGAGTCAAACAACAGTAGGGTGCCCTTACCTTGCAGTGTGATGGGAGGGTGATGTTAAGGTTGCATATGGCATTTTGGGTGAGTGACCTGTAGTTCCTGGGTTCTTTCATAAAGGACAGACGGCCACATGGCTCCTGAGTGTTGTCTCTGATCTGCAACAGCCAAGCAGTTCAGCAATAGTCAGGAAAAGTCTATCTTATATGCACACAATATGCAAGAAAATCAATACGGTGACTTATGGTTGAATATTGCTGcacattacatattttaaaaaaatagttcTTACTTTGATGAAGAGTGCtagtctgttttctttaaaggcAAAGAAGCTGAAGAGATGGTGCTGGCCACTTTTGGTAAGGGGAACAAGGTTTCCAAAGCAGTCTGCATAGATAGGTTTGCCTTCAAGTACCTTGGATATATAACAGGCAGGTGAGTACAAGGGCTAAATAACACATGGTAATGATAAAAAGTAATTGCATCCATTTTCAACCCAGCCTAACTGTTGAATATAGCATTTCAAAAAGTATATCCTATGCTCTCCTTCCTCACCTCCACGTCTCGGCTGCGGGCCACCTCAGTAAAGTTCTCCTGCTGCTCTAGGGTTTTGTCAATCTTGTCGTCTGTCATGCAGAAGCAGCGCAGTCGGGCCTCAATGGGATCGTGCGTCTTTGCGAAGATAACAAACTTGGCCATGTAAGGGACACAGATGATCTCTCGGTACACCTGAGTGGAGAAGTTGACAGATTCCTGGACTTGCCGACAGTCTATCAGCCAAAATCTAGAAAGCAGAGTGGGGTTGGGAAGAATCGGTGAGACTGAGTATTTGCTGGCTGCCTCATTTGAGTTAAATCAGACCAGTAATAGATTTACTTGGGTAACAACAAACTCTTTTTTGTGATACCTGGCAGATACATTGGTGGTGAAGGAGACACAGTCATTGATGAATGTTAATGGAGTGGTTCCGGTTATGTCTTCCCATTGAGCAGGCGTTGTTCCACCTACACATGGATGCAAAATATCCGATTGTTATATTAGACTGTGAGCATATGTCTTGCTGGTCTATTtgcaggttttgtgtgtgtgtgtgctctctaACCAGTGATACTACAAAGCAGTCGTAATGTGGGGGTGTCCCCTCCGAAGCCATTAAGGATTGGGTCGGAGTTGGTCTTGGGGACGGGGATGGTCATGGTAATGGGTTTGTGGAACTTCCTCCTGCGTGGCTCCAAAGTGACGATGGGACTGAAGGTGGCCTTGTTGCCCAGGATCTTCCTCACTACATCCACATTCACTGGCTGGGCCTGATGGAGTAAACAGAGAATATAATGACCTATATTCTTATTGTCAAGAAATCCTACACAGGTCATGCACAGGTTGGTCTTCTGACTGAAGGgttaggattagggttagggttagcttGGTTAGGGTTTGCTGGAGTGTACTTTGTACCAGATTCTTCAGCTGACTCCAAtctgtgcagtgtttcccaATAATTAACAAGACTCAGTTGGCCAACAATAGTCTAGTTTGCTAGaatatatgacattttaaaataaattacagaaAAAGTAACTTTTCCATGAGATGCATCTGTAAATGTTCATTACAAGTGTACGAAAACTTTTGACCATGTCAACAGGTatactgatgtttttgtcaATTACCTGTAGTCCGACCCTTATCCTCTTGGTGAGGGCCCCCTCGGGGAAAACCGCCTGCACTTGGGGCACAACAGTGCTGCTCAGGACGCCTCCTTCAGGACCAATAAGATTGCTGTCTTGCTTGATGCGAGACACCACAGCAAAGTATTGTGGGAAATCTCTCGTGATGATACGGCAAATGCGcttcttctccagctcctctggcGTGTCCAGCTCTGGAAGAGGACGGCAGCAGAGAGTGACATGTGTCAGAGACAATAATGTAGGAGCAAACTGACaggttttctgctgttttccccGCAGACGAACTGACCCTCATCCATGCCGTTGAGTATCTGGTTGAGCTCCTCCTGCGTGTGTTCACAGTGATGCTCCTTCCAGCTCTCTCCGGTCTCGCTCCTCAGTATTACCAGCTCCCTTTCCTTTCCCCGTAGCGCAGCGAAGTGGGGGATCTCCACAATTACAGGACTGGAGGGGGAGAGGCCAGGTAGTGTGAGTGAGTAAATACAGAATGTCATGGACGATAGCATAAAGTGTGTCTAAATGTCTCAAGGCATGTGTCTCTTTTTCAATTTCTTGGCTTTACATATGACACTGCTAGCATTAGCGTCTTACTGCTTATGCCAACAGCCTTTGAACCAATTGGTCAGAGGTGAATGTCCGTCCTAGCGGGTGTTCATCAATTTAGTCCACCAAACACAATCGAGGTGATagttaataaatcatttttgaaCAAGTAGAGACATGTAAACTATGTATTAttgactgtttttgtgtgacttCAATATTGATCAAGTTAC of Acanthopagrus latus isolate v.2019 chromosome 10, fAcaLat1.1, whole genome shotgun sequence contains these proteins:
- the ank2b gene encoding ankyrin-2b isoform X3, which produces MCKVCGSDKGLRTTGSLSNLDQNALPDYYCVEHFPAQPPLMLSDSNTSFLRAARAGNIDKVLEYLKGGVDISTCNQNGLNALHLAAKEGHVDLVQELLDRGAAVDSATKKGNTALHISSLAGQAEVVKLLVKRGADINAQSQNGFTPLYMAAQENHLDVVRYLLENGGNQSTATEDGFTPLAIALQQGHNQVVSILLENDTKGKVRLPALHIAARKDDTKSAALLLQNDHNADVQSKMMVNRTTENGKSGFTPLHIAAHYGNVNVATLLLNRGAAVDFTARNGITPLHVASKRGNTNMVGLLLDRGSQIDAKTRDGLTPLHCAARSGHDTSVELLLERGAPLLARTKNGLSPLHMAAQGDHVDCVKHLLQHKAPVDDVTLDYLTALHVAAHCGHYRVTKLLLDKRANPNARALNGFTPLHIACKKNRVKVMELLVKYGASIQAITESGLTPIHVAAFMGHLNIVLLLLQNGASPDVSNIRGETALHMAARAGQVEVVRCLLRNGAIVDARAREDQTPLHIASRLGKTEIVQLLLQHMAHPDAATTNGYTPLHISAREGQVETASVLLEAGASHSLATKKGFTPLHVASKYGSLDVAKLLLQRRAPPDSAGKNGLTPLHVAAHYDNQKVALLLLDKGASPHAMAKNGYTPLHIAAKKNQMEIATVLLQYGAETNILTKQGVTPLHLASQEGHADMAALLISKGAQINVQTKSGLSALHLAAQEDKVAVSEILAKNGANLDQQTKLGYTPLIVACHYGNAKMVNFLLQNGASVNAKTKNGYTPLHQAAQQGNTHIINVLLQNGAKPNAITVNGNTALGIARRLGYISVVDTLRVVTEEIITTTTTVTEKHKLNVPETMTEVLDVSDEEALRCIDDDAISDDSMDEEEGDDTMTGDGGEYLRAEDLRELGDDSLPGQYLDGMNYLRFSLEGGRIDSRMQSSDRSFTPTHHSYYSPKHEGMMDELLNCQVTSLARENERDSYRLSWGTENLDNVALSSSPIHSGHSSPCPDHGDHSSFLVSFMVDARGGAMRGCRHNGLRIIIPPRKCSAPTRVTCRLVKRHRLATMPPMVEGEGLASRLIEVGPSGAQFLGKLHLPSAPPPLNEGESLVSRILQLGPPGTKFLGPVIVEIPHFAALRGKERELVILRSETGESWKEHHCEHTQEELNQILNGMDEELDTPEELEKKRICRIITRDFPQYFAVVSRIKQDSNLIGPEGGVLSSTVVPQVQAVFPEGALTKRIRVGLQAQPVNVDVVRKILGNKATFSPIVTLEPRRRKFHKPITMTIPVPKTNSDPILNGFGGDTPTLRLLCSITGGTTPAQWEDITGTTPLTFINDCVSFTTNVSARFWLIDCRQVQESVNFSTQVYREIICVPYMAKFVIFAKTHDPIEARLRCFCMTDDKIDKTLEQQENFTEVARSRDVEVLEGKPIYADCFGNLVPLTKSGQHHLFSFFAFKENRLALFIKIRDNTQEPCGRLSFMKEPRNYRSLTQNAICNLNITLPSHCKESDSDQEQEEETSRMLEKYEETETSVLKSELIREPDLLSDVSEMKQDLIKMTAILTADSTEKSPSLGGCGLEKGTEDVSGEPLEIMEKDLEKVKEDLEKVSEILRSGTYEGEAAEKITKAARMAEEWVLLSDSEVEEAKRMAALEMQEPVLRESRANRGAPRPKAIKDSGDLKEYLLDAPVSSKTKAKKEPVVQEKFTDVVLRRSAKPTALTKVQDKTAAGDVKKPVRRKGKDQGHAEESTDTGALLSVPAAPAPASPVSPVVEETPIGSIKDKVKALQQKVEAEQKSKKVTGSKPSQLPVMGKSSPKPKESPKSKQGPPKSPKAESEKLEETMSVKELMQAFQTGQDPSKRKSGLFELKSSTTPRSEKTTKSETTQSKSTTKAMASRVSQEREVSLDSKPRKKETTQQDREKETKSVAAAHSELTETVDFGNGGLDDSSDSLKHEGVADSLSASSGDGTPHMSSEDSYKHEGLATPGTSPESVCLSPKTGQQTLTTLAATATTVKKESKDTEKSGDSGIRAAGDQLSTELTLPVSSSEAADDHTTSESISVRRSESKPSKPQKLTKQISETIETFLSDDESPDRQLALSLVGSPASRSSSQRHESLELPLKQDSDALSPLADDSLTISHRDSLEGSPLMEENSSHKSPDSIDPSPTEESPPHDSLESSPVEQKSHPSFPTALGSPSKPSSHPEPCKATEFPQDALRGRLLRDHEASADDDSCEQTSQMTSSGKSPLSPDTPSSEEVSYEVNPKPPDHTFLSVPSKPAVIPEDPEEEDTSDSYEAKRKLTPEEEMFKMAAKIKTFDEMEQDARSKKNSRKDLFPSADAKIGDDSYETLEPTRGKLSQSECGLSRPAEDSKLAVFVDPHIKVQPPSPFSAGLHDGSHSKEVKNTTASVTSEGPQSVSGQHHSKSKLETAQAQTVPPSADKDSTAKKSAGTPNAENRTDEQKEESLRKSRENKSDGKGGQKLGVTDQKIGAQKQGSNVTDEVKEDHKVHTGAPEAATASIGRSKEMFKPEVCIYDDTEEDDDALGPPRTESKGVTARVDTDSWSTMREDDAAFAARVKEEEQKILNLAVDRQSLQATPDTTPGRTPTEESTPTSEPNPFLFQEGKLFEMTRSGAIDMTKRSYEEEAGGFAFFQIGEQPLEEPLLEEPSQEVVRSAEEPEVGLNLTLEVKTEETEKSKETAELQSPTECDQPALKADASKCKIPKMGISASSKSAKKDQTSPEGLETKTEKHVNEGCLDLDTSCPDQMITNVQTAETTVTRSVYPEQGQESSDSSPEEPQSVIEAPKQTGKSKQSSASSVKKTPVKTQAKSAAQGRGKSTIPSPSHSTSSSATLKKEASFTSESKSRIPIKASTLKPDSSVKRAESTQDKKLKVPVKKDSRRKSETDAGPSVDAKTKTSSKAKSFCEGETTKPSAKKSADSAKSKSFQSRLPVRGKSGQSSQPTTPTKETSEPCKQSIDFFEEISDEAAKLVARLAQAETEKEHEAAAANSDDESSLIDPSIIERETFPEMQFPPSGDVFPIRPLWDDPVETQMQRIPDDKDQSQVDPQDEAERKEQRLAIIADHLGFSWTELARELDFSEERINLIRIENPNSLQDQSHALLRLWAEREGKSDTETTLIKRLTKINRMDIVHLIETKIIKSTQDETTSHTYAEIERTIALDHSEGFSALHEDIDSPRPGRRTEATRRSPGSGQEVPMVSAEDLSSSLSSLHETMGRSETDSTATGLLRNAQKEKLQKEMETTYSSQRIYEELTDTVHTGSFKQADDLPDIPSQTVTEEKYTDEHGNIVVKKITRKVIRKYVSPDGMETQEVTIEGSHQETVQIEEGDAVSRVVKRTVLRSEGDQKELTFSEPLALGAATSSEFEVEPVQGRKVSKVVKTTVVRGERMEKQMGDPSLAADLPSAREDFEKALSYTGGFGKMLVPHVVEKEVVQDDGSVVKRSHMRKSRTQKRTVMRDAQGKHVHLERLDDTPDALQPDALQQHLHQLLRRYCEDDREEEGEDGDEEEEGGDIDESFD